A window of Paremcibacter congregatus contains these coding sequences:
- the lpdA gene encoding dihydrolipoyl dehydrogenase: MSDNFDVVIIGGGPGGYVAAIRAAQLGLNVACVEMRGAPGGTCLNVGCMPSKALLHASELYEEAHQGMAQFGIKTGKVSIDIKELMASKDETVKGLTDGVAFLLKKNKVEYIEGRGAIPAKGSVKVDLNDGGERMLTAKNIIIATGSDVAQLPGIEIDEKQVVSSTGALSLAKTPKHLVVIGGGVIGLELGSVWKRLGAEVTVIEYMDRITPEMDGEVSKTFARILKKQGFKFKLKSKVTAVKKTKTAAIVTVEPAADGDAEEIKCDVVLVSVGRRPYTTGLGLEEAGVKLNDRGQVEIDDHFRTNVDGIYAIGDVVRGAMLAHKAEDEGVAVAEIIAGFAGHVNYDAIPGVIYTMPEVASVGKTEEQLKDAGTAYAVGKFPFTANSRAKANRQTDGFVKLLSCATSDKVLGAHIIGADAGNMIAELALAVEKGLTAEDIAYTSHAHPTETEAVREAAMATDGRAIHM; this comes from the coding sequence ATGTCTGATAATTTTGATGTCGTCATCATTGGCGGAGGCCCCGGCGGTTATGTGGCTGCCATTCGCGCGGCGCAGCTGGGGTTGAATGTGGCCTGTGTGGAAATGCGCGGGGCGCCTGGCGGGACATGTCTCAATGTCGGCTGTATGCCGTCCAAGGCGTTGTTGCATGCCTCCGAGCTCTATGAAGAGGCCCATCAGGGCATGGCGCAATTCGGCATCAAAACCGGCAAGGTTTCTATCGATATCAAGGAACTGATGGCCTCGAAAGACGAGACCGTCAAGGGGCTGACCGATGGTGTGGCCTTTTTGCTGAAAAAGAACAAGGTCGAGTATATTGAAGGCCGCGGCGCCATTCCGGCCAAGGGGTCGGTCAAGGTTGATCTGAATGACGGCGGCGAACGCATGCTGACCGCAAAGAATATCATTATCGCTACCGGGTCCGATGTGGCGCAGTTGCCGGGCATTGAAATTGACGAAAAACAGGTGGTTTCCTCCACCGGCGCGCTCAGCCTGGCGAAAACCCCAAAACATCTGGTGGTGATTGGCGGCGGTGTGATCGGGCTGGAACTGGGCTCCGTCTGGAAGCGTCTCGGCGCGGAAGTGACGGTCATCGAATATATGGACCGCATCACCCCTGAAATGGATGGGGAAGTCAGCAAGACGTTTGCCCGTATCCTGAAAAAGCAGGGCTTCAAGTTCAAACTGAAATCAAAAGTCACTGCGGTCAAGAAAACCAAAACCGCGGCGATCGTAACGGTCGAGCCCGCCGCCGACGGCGACGCGGAAGAGATCAAATGTGATGTGGTTCTGGTGTCTGTTGGACGCCGGCCCTATACCACGGGTCTTGGCCTGGAAGAGGCGGGGGTCAAACTCAATGACCGCGGTCAGGTGGAAATCGACGACCATTTCCGCACCAATGTGGACGGCATTTACGCTATTGGCGACGTGGTGCGCGGCGCGATGCTGGCCCATAAAGCGGAAGACGAAGGCGTGGCCGTGGCGGAGATTATCGCGGGCTTTGCCGGTCATGTGAATTACGACGCCATTCCGGGGGTGATTTACACCATGCCGGAAGTGGCGAGCGTCGGTAAAACCGAAGAACAGCTGAAAGACGCGGGCACGGCCTATGCGGTGGGGAAATTCCCCTTTACCGCCAACAGCCGCGCCAAGGCCAACCGGCAGACGGACGGTTTCGTCAAACTGCTCAGTTGCGCCACCTCTGACAAGGTGCTTGGGGCGCATATCATTGGCGCCGATGCCGGTAATATGATCGCCGAACTGGCGCTGGCGGTGGAAAAAGGCCTGACAGCGGAAGATATCGCCTATACGTCACACGCTCATCCGACAGAAACCGAAGCCGTACGCGAAGCCGCCATGGCCACCGACGGTCGGGCGATCCATATGTAA